In Phycisphaerae bacterium RAS1, the genomic window GACGCGGAGCTGCCGCCGCGACTTGCCGGACTTGACTTGCCGGACGACGTGCTGCGGAAGATGTCTGGCGAGAATGTAGCTCGGCTGGGTTTGTGAGGCGTGAGGTAGCGGCCGGCCCCCGTGCCGGCCGTTGAACGCAGGCGACGTCTCTATCTGACCACGGCCGGCACGGGGGCCGGCCGCTACCTGGCCCACGGCCGGCACGGGGGCCGGCCGCTACCAAAGGACGAAGGCATGGCTCGCACCGTCTGTCTGATCCCCGGCGATGGAATCGGCCCGGAAGTTACGGCCGCGGCGAAACTGGTCATCGAGGCTGCCGGCGCGGCCATCGAGTGGATCGAACTTCCGGCGGGGGCCGGCGCGGCGGAAAAATTCGGCGACACGATGCCGAAACAGACCATTGAGGCGATCGAGCATCATCGCCTGGCGCTGAAAGGGCCGATCACCACGCCCATCGGCAAGGGCTTCACCAGCGTCAACGTCGCGCTTCGAAAGCGATTCGAGTTGTATGCGGCCGTCCGGCCGGTGCGGAATTTGCCCGGGGTGAAGACCCGTTACGACGGCGTCGAGCTGGTTGTCGTGCGCGAGAACACGGAGGGGCTGTACAGCGGATTGGAGCACGAGGTCGTGCCGGGCGTGGTCGAGAGCCTGAAAATCGCGACGCGGAAAGGGTGCGAGCGGATCGCACGCTACGCCTTCAACTACGCTCACCAGCGCGGCCGCAAGAAGGTGAGCGTCTTCCACAAAGCGAACATCATGAAGAAGTCCGACGGGCTATTCCTGGAGTGCGCTCAGAAAGTGCATAAGGAGATCGCCCCGGACATCACGTACGAAGAGATGATCATCGACAACGCCTGCATGCAGCTTGTCCGCGACCCGACGCGCTTCGACGTACTTCTGATGGAGAATCTCTACGGCGACCTCATCAGCGACCTGTGCGCCGGGCTGGTGGGCGGGTTGGGCGTCGTGCCGGGCGCCAACATCGGCGACGACTGCGCGATTTTCGAGGCGGTGCACGGCTCGGCCCCGGACATCGCCGGCAAGGGGCTGGCCAACCCGCTCGGGCTGATTATCAGCGGCGTGATGATGCTGAATCACATGGGCCTGACCGGCCCGGCGGATAAGATCAAGGCGGCCTACAACGCCGTCCTGGCCCGCGGCAACCCGGACGAGCTGACCCGCGACATCGGCGGCAAGGCGAGCACGATGCAGTTTGCCGAGGCGCTGGCACGGGAGATCAAGTAACGGCGCCGTGTGGCGAGGTTTCCGTCTGTGGCACCGGTTTTCAACCGACGTCTGTGTACATGTGGCACCGGTTTCCAACCGGTGTCCGTGCCGCTGGCACCGGTTGGAAACCGGTGCCGCAAGAAACGCGAAGGAGTCGTGATTGGGAAAACTGGCACTCGCGTGCAGCATCATTCCCCTGATTGGCTTCTACCTCTGCGCCACCTACTGCTGCGGTCACCCGCTGGCGGCGATCGGATCGGTGGCGACGGTCGGCGGGACGATCGCCGTGCTGGTGCTGGGGTTCAACGGGCTATCCGGGCGCGGGCGCGTCTTTGGCTGGGCGGCGCTGGCGATCGGGGCGATTGAGGCCGGGGCGGTGGCGTACTTCACGTATGGGCCGGGGCAGGATGCCTTCGTCGTCTACCACGATCACAAGCATGGGCATGGCGAAGCCGGCGGCGGGCGCACCGATGACCAGGTCCACGACCACGATCACGACCATGAACAGGAACAACCGGCGAGCAAGCCTGCGGGGGAGTGAGAGGATGATCCAATGGGCAAGCGAGCGCTGCTGCTGACGCCGGTACCGCTGATCGGCATGTACGTCTCGATGAACTACTGCTGAGGGCATCCGCTGGCGGCGGTCGGTTCGATCGCCCAGATCGGCGGAGTCATGGCCGTGCTGGGCATGGCGTTCAGCGGCATTTCCGGGCCGCAGCGGAACTGGTCACTGGCCGCGATGGTGATCGGGATTCTGGAGACCGGGGCGATTATCTACTTCTCATCGATGACGTAGCGAAGCCTGTGGCACCGGTTTTCAACCGGTGCGTGTGTTTACGGGTCTTCGACCCGCGCGTGTCGAAGGCCCGCTGAAACACCACCGGTTGAAAACCGGTGCCACAGGGACAAAGGACATTGGGACCGGTCCCTCCAGACAGCCGGAGGGGCCGGTCCCGTTTGTTGTCGACTACATCCGGCTCAATCGCCGATCAGCAGCCGGAAGTCATCCGTGTCGGACGTCAGCGGCTCGGTCCGCTCATCGATCGTGTTCAGGAACACGAGCAACGCCAGGCGATCGGCCTCGCTCAGCGTCGCCGTGATCGAGCTGGCACCCAGCAGGTGCGTCTCAAACACATCCGCCAGCGTCGGCGCCGATCCATTGTGGAAGTACGGCGCGTGATACCCGACGCCGATCAGCGACGGGACGTTGAAGCCGACGCCGCCCAGCGCCACCGCCGCGTTCGCGGCCGCGTTGGCGCTCTGGTTGCGGATCTCGATCGGACTGGTCGCGTTAAACGTGCCGACGCCGTCCATGAACCTCAGCGAGGCTTCGTTGCCGGCGCCGCGGTTGATGGTGTAGCCGGTGATCTGTCCGCCGGCGCGATCGATGCCCGCGTCGCGCGGCACGCCGCCCGCGTTCGGGTCCTTGTCGAACGCCGGGTTGTTGGTGTAGATGATCTGGCTCTTGGTCCACTTCGCGCCGCCGTGACAGGAAGCGCAGTTGGTAATGAACGCGGCCCGGCCGGCGGACTCCAGCGTCGTGTCGGTGGCGGCCGGCATGATCGGCGAACGAACCGTCTGCACCCAGAGCGTCTCGAGATCGAGCGCATCGCTGGCGCCCTGCGAAATGCCGTGGTTGTAGATGTTCGGGTTCGGCGGCGTGCCGGCAAATCCCTTGCCGCCCTGCACCACGACCGAGTTTTCATTGAAGTCGGTAACGCTGCTGCGCACCGCGCTCCAGTTGCTGATGCGCTGATCGGCCGGATTGTCGCGGGCAAAGAAGCTGTCCAGCGGCACGGTCTGCCGCGGGCCGGTGGCGAAGATCCACGTCACGCCGTCCGAGAGCCCGTCCGGATGGCACGAGGCGCAGCTCGACCAGCCGTTGTCCGACTGCTTGTTGCGGAACTTGAGCGGCTCGATTTCGCGGATCGGCGTGCCCAGCAGGCCGTTGTCCGCCACGCCCAGCGCGCTGTGGAAGACCAGCTTGCCGACCAGGACGCTGTGACTGAATGTGCCCGGCGCGGGCGGCTCGCTGTAGGCGATGTCGCGCGTCAGAACCGTGTTCGCGTCCAGATCCAGCGCCGAAACCGAGAAGTTCGCTTCGTTATTGGCGTACGCCCGCGTGCCGTCGTTGCTGATCGCCACGCCGGTAGGCAGGTTGCCGGTCAGGAAACGAATCGCCGGCGTGTCGGCGGCGGCGTTGATCGTCAGCACGCCGCTGCCGTCGAGATTTGCGCGCAGCACGTAGTTGCCGCCGCGGCTGACGATCAGGAACGTCGAGCCGTCCGCGGTCGCGTCGATGGCGACGATGTCGTTTCCGAACAGGCGCGTCAGGACGGTCGTCTCATCGGCCACGTCCGGCTGCGTTTCAACCTTGATCAGGTTGTTCAGATTGACGGTTTCGGCCGGCACTTCGGCGAGCGTCTCGGCGTTCACCACGTGCACCAGCGCCTGCACGTTGACGTTGAACTTGATCGGCGGCTCGGGCTGGGCGCCGATGTTCGGCAGATACAGCCGGCCGCCCCGCAGCAGCGCCGACTGGAACTGGTTCGGGTAGACCGCCTGCGGATTCTTGGCGATCACGTCGGCCGTCGCGTCGGCCGCGGCCGTGTCGGGACAGAACGTGTTGTTGGCGGCGGTGGCGTTGAACTGCTGGCAGAAATTCTTGCGGTCCGCGGTAAAGCCGGAGTTGGCCAGCGGCGAGAGCGTGATGTCGGTGACGGTGCCTCGACTGCCGGCGTTGAAAGCCTGCACGATGCCTTCCTTGCCGTCGTCGAAGGCCTCGCCGTTGCCGCCCTCGATGACCTGCGCGTAGAAGCGCGTCACGAAGACAGTCTCGTCGGTGTCATCCGCGTCGCCGTCGTTGGTGATGGCGATGGCGGTCGGGTTTCCGCCCGTGTTTACCGTGTCGATCACGGCCCGGGTGGCGGTGTCGATGACTGAGACGGTTCCCTGCGTGTGATTGGCGACGAAGAGCAGCGTGCCGTTGGGCGTCACGGCGCAGCCGCGCGGCTCGGCCCCGACGGTGATGGTGTCGACCACGCTGAACTTCGTGGCGCCGGCGAGCGAGACGACTGAAACCGTGCCGCTGACGGTGTTGCTGACGTAGGCTTCGCTGCCGCTGGGGCTGAGCGCCAGGAAGCGCGGCTCAACGCCCACCGGGATTTCGGCCAGTTTCGTCGTCGTGTCCGCGCCCGCTGCGTTGCGCACTTCGATCACGGCCAGCGAGTTTGAATCGCGGTTGACGACGACCACGCGCCGGTCGTCGCCGGTGACGGCGATATTCGTCGAGCGCGACTCGCCCGCGAGGCGCTCGCAGGCGTCCCCGGTGCCGTCGCCGTCGCTGTCGGCCTGGTCGGCGTTCGCATCATTGGGGCAGTTGTCGCAGGCGTCGCCGTCGCCGTCGTTGTCGGCGTCCGCCTGGTTTGCGTTGGCGTCATTCGGGCAATTGTCGCAAGCATCGCCCACGCCGTCGTTGTCGCCATCCGCCTGGTCGGCGTTGGCGTCGTTGGGACAGTTGTCGCAGGCGTCGCCGATGCCGTCATCATCGCTGTCCGTCTGGTTCGTGTTGGCGTCATTCGGGCAATTGTCGCAGACATCGCCCACGCCGTCGTTGTCACTGTCCGCCTGGTCGGCGTTGGCGTCCTTGGGGCAGTTGTCGCAGGCATCGCCGACGCCGTCGCCGTCGGTGTCCGTCTGATCGGCGTTGGCGACCGCGACGCAGTTGTCCTGCTCATCGGCCACGCCGTCGCCGTCGGTGTCGTTGACCACCGGCGGGCAGCCGAGAATCGGCATCAGCAGGCCGAAGGCGCCAAGCGCCAAAGTGGAGAAAAGTCCGGGCCGCGAGAGTTGTCGCATGAGCAAGCTCCTTCCAAAGAGTGAAACCCGGTCAGCCATGTGCCGGGTCGAACGTCGAGGCAACACCGGAGTCAACGAATGCGGCCGGTCTCGAGCCGGCTTGCGTTCAGTTCCGCGCTTAGCAATGCAGTGCGCGCCGCCGACATCGGCGCGCGGCGTGGCTGCCGCGGCTGCGGGCCGGCATGCCCGCGAACCGATTCCTGCGAGGCGCCCGCGTTGACACTGCCACGATGCGAGACTGTTCACGGACCGCGATCTGAAAAAAACCCAGAGCGGGAGCGGTCCAGCGCCGAACACACACCGATGAGAGTATACGCGCCGTGGCGGACCGATCTGTCGCGCCGGGCGCGTGCAGGTAGAATAATTCCGAGAGCGGAATCGCTTCCGGGCCGCCGGCGCCCGTGATCGGAGACCCCGTGCCGCGTTCGGGCGATGACCTGGCGACGATGACCAGCACCTTCATCCTGGAAGGACTGCGCGATCCCGACAATCGCGCGGTGTGGGGAGAGTACGTCGCCCGTTACCGCCCGCTGCTGGTCAGCTACGCCCGCCGACTCGGCCTGGCCGAGCCCGACGCCGAGGACGTCGCGCAGCAGACGCTGGTTTCCTTCTCAACGGCCTACCAGGATGGCAAATATGAACGTGAGAAGGGCCGGCTGCGCGCCTGGCTCTTCGCGATCGCACGCAACCAGGTGGTGAACTGGCGCCGTAATCAGCGCAGCCGCGAACATCAAGTCGGCGAGCCGGACTCGGGCACCGGATATTTCGCCAGTCAGCCCGACGACAAGTCCATGGAAGCCATCTGGGATGAGGAGTGGCGAGCGGCGGTGCTGGCGCGCTGCCTGGCCCAGGTGCGCAGCGAGGTCCAGCCGGCGACCTACGAGGCCTTCGAACTTTTCGCGTATCGAGGCATGGCCGCAGAGGACGTGGCCCGCAAGCTGGGCATGACGGCCAACGCCGTCTTCGGCGCGAAGCGCCGTATCCTGCGGCGGGTGCGCGAGTTGCTTCCGGACATGGAAGAAATCTGGTAGCCGCGCGGCAGATGCTCTGTGCATATGACGTATTACGCGATTGGCGATGCGCGCCGTGCCGCTACAACGCGACTCCGCGCCTCGGCTCCGTGTGCGAAGGAGCTTGCCGATGCTGGTTTGCCCGGCTGACGATCAGCTCGAGCGATTCTTCGTCGGCGAGGCGACCGCCGAGGAGTTAGCCCGCATCCAGCGCCATCTCGAATCCTGCCCGCGCTGCCGAAGCTGGATCGACGAAGCTCGTGAAGATGAAGCGGTCTTGGTGGACCTGCGCCGGGTCGAAACCGGCCCGCCGCAGCAGGGATCGTCTTCCGCCGCCGCCGGCCTCGGCTGCGACGCGATAAAGCCGGACGTGTGCGACATCCCCGGCTACACCGTCGAGCGCACGCTGGGCGAAGGCGGGATGGGGGTCGTCTACGAGGCGCTGCAACTTCGCACGCAGCGGCGCGTGGCCCTCAAGCTGGTGCGCGGCCGAAACGTCGACGCCCGGCACCGGCGGCTGTTCGACCGTGAAGTGCAGGCGCTCGCGCGGCTGCAGCATCCCTGCATCGCATCGCTCTTTGAAGCCGGCACGACCGCCGTCGGCGAGCCGTATTTCGTCATGGAGCGCATCGCCGGCCGGCCGCTGGCGGCGTTCGCAACCGATCAGGCGGCGCCGCGGAAGAAGCTGGAGCTGATGCGGCGCGTGTGCGACGCGATTCACTACGCCCACCAGCGCGGCGTCATCCATCGCGACCTGAAACCCTCGAACATTCTGATCGACGAGAGCGGCACGCCGAAAGTGCTCGATTTCGGCCTCGCCCGCCTGCACGACGAGGATGGTTCGTCCGCCACGCTGCTGACCGACGCCGGAAAAATTCAGGGAACGCTGGCCTACATGAGTCCCGAGCAGACACGCGGCCGGCCGGAGCTCATCGACGTACGCAGCGACGTCTATTCGCTCGGCGTGCTGTTCTATGAACTGATGACCGGGGAACTGCCTTACCCCGTGTCGCGCGAGCGGATCGCCGACTCGATCCGCGTGATCTGCGAGCAAGCGCCGCGCCGCCCGGGCGCGGTTTCCGCGGCGCTGCGCGGCGATCTTGAGACGATCCTGCTGAAGGCCCTCGAAAAAGAGCCCGATCGGCGCTACAGCAGCGCCGCCGCCCTGGGCGACGACATCGAGCGCTACCTGGCGCGCCAGCCGATCCTGGCCCGCCGGCCGAGCGCCGCCTATCAGATTCGCAAGCTGGTCGAACGGCACCGGCTGCCTTCGGCTCTGGCCGCGACGCTGGTCCTCGCCGTCGTCGGCTTCGGCGCCGCCATGGCCTACCTGTACCGAACCGCGGACGCACTTCGCGGCGATGCGGAAAAGCAGCAAGTCGCCGCCGAAGCCGCCCGCGACGCCGAGTCCGCTTCACGCCGCCGCGCCGAAGACGCCGAGCGTGCCGCCGCCGCCGAAGCCGCGACCGCCAAGGAGGTCGAGAGCTTCCTGCGAACGCTCCTGGCCTCCAGCAACCCGGAAATCGCCCGCGAACGCGACACCGGACTGCTGATGGACCTGCTGGCGGACGCGGACCGCCGGATCGAAATCGAGCTTCGCGACCAGCCGAAAGCCGCCGCGCGGCTGCACCTCACGATCGGTGAAACCTACGCCAGCCTCGCAGCGTACGATCAGGCCGACAAACATCTCAGCCTCGCATTGACACTTTCTCAGGGAATATTCGGGCGGCGCTCCGCGGAGGTGGCTGAAGTGCTCAATGCCATCGGCGTCCTGCGGCGCCAGCAGGATCGCGGTCCCGAGGCCGCCACGTTTCATCGCGAGGCGCTGTCCATCCGCCGCGACGTGCTGGGCGAAAAACACAAGCTGGTGGCGGAAAGCCTGAACAACCTGGCGACGGCGCTGCTGACCCAGAGCCAATTCGCCGAGGCCGAGACACTGCTGCGCCAGGCGCTGGACGCGCGGCTGGAGACCGGCGAGCAGCTCGACGGTCACTTCGCGACCGGATTGCTCAATCTCGGATTTCTGCTCCTGGCGCTGCAACGCCACGAAGAGGCGGACGCCGTTCTGAACGAGGGCATCCGGCTGCGGCGCCAGACGGCGGGAGACCATGACGTCATGGTCGCCAACGGGCTGGTGAAGCTGGGCGTGACACGGCTGCACCTGGGGCGCGCCGAGGAGGCCGAGAAGGCCGTACGCGAGGCGCTGGAAATCCGCCGCCGCGTGCTGCCTGCGACGCATCCGCTGATCGGCGAAACGCTCTCGAACCTGGCGGCGATTCTCGACGCCCGCGGTAAGACCGAGGAAGCCGAAGCCAGCTCCGAAGAGGCGCTGCCCTATCTGAGAAATCCCGCCGCCGGCGAGCGCCGCAGCCTGCCGCGCGTTCTCAACCGGCTCGCAACCTACGCCCAGCAGCGCGACGACTGGGACGCGGCCCTGCGGCTGCGCGAAGAAGACCTTGCGGTCCGCCGCGAGCTCTACGGCGACGATAGCGACGAAGTCGTCGTGGCCCGCAGCAACGCCGCCGCGGCCCTGTTGCGGCTGAACCGCGCGCCCGAGGCGTTCGAACTGCTGCGCGACGTTTACCCGTCGATCGACCGGCTCCTGTCCCGGACCAATCCCAATCGCGTTGTCGTCCGCGGCAACTACGCCCGCGCGCTGTTCGAGATCGGCCGCAACGACGAGGCCGAGGCGGCGTTTCTCGACGCGCTCGCGACGGCGGATTCGCTGGCGCGCGGGCCGGAAGCCGACGGGCTGACGGCTCGAGTGCGCGAACTGATCGCGGACTTCTACACCCGCACCAACCGACCCGAACTCGCCGAACAATTCCGCGACCCGAAGTGAGGCGCCGCCGGCGCGGTCGCGCGTACAATTCTCCCCGTACGCCAACGGAAACGCGCATGACCCGCCGGGATCATCTCATCGTCCAATCTCAGCGCGCCGTGCGCACGTCCTTGCTCGGGCTCTTCATCAACGTCGTGCTTTCCATCGTCAAGCTGGTCGCCGGCCTGCTGGGCCACTCGTACGCCCTGATCGCCGACGCGATCGAGTCGCTGGCCGACGTCTTCGGCTCCCTGGTCGTCTGGCGCGGCGTCAGCATCGCGGCCAAGCCGGCCGACGCCGAGCATCCCTACGGCCACGGAAAGGCCGAAGCCCTCGCTGCGCTGGCCGTGGCGATGCTGATCTTCGCCGCCGGCGTCGGAATCGCGGTCGAAGCGGTTCGCGAAATCCTGACCCCTCATCATTCCCCGGCGCCGTTTACGCTCTGGGTCCTGATCGCCGTCGTGCTGGTCAAAGAGACGCTCTTTCGACTCGTCCGCGGCGTGGCGCATGAAACGGACAGCGGCGCCGTCCTGGTCGACGCCTGGCACCATCGCAGCGACGCCATCACGTCCGCGGCGGCGGCGGTCGGCATTACGATCGCGCTGGTGGGCGGCCCGGCATACGCGCCGGCGGACGACTGGGCGGCGCTGGTCGCATCCACCGTGATTCTCTACAACGCCGTCCAGCTTTCGCGCAATCCCCTGGCGGAGTTGATGGACGCCGAACCGGCCGAGATCATCACTCAGGTGCGCGAGCTGGCCGCCGGCGTGCCGGGCGTGCTGGGCGTGGAGAAGGTCTTCGCGCGCAAGAGCGGCGTGGGCTATTGGATCGACATGCACGTCGAAGTCGATCCGCAGATGACGGTGCGCGATTCCCACCGGATCGCGCACGAGGTCAAGGACCACATTCGCCGCGGCTTGCCGAGCGTCCGCGACGTGCTGGTGCACATCGAACCGTTCGATCCGCTGCGGACCGCGCCAACTGAGCCGCGCCCGTGAGCTTTCCGAGCCGCGACGGTGAGGGAGCGGAGCAGTTGTAGTTGTAGGCTGGGCTGAGTTGTAGGCTGGGCTGAGTACTCGAAGCCCAGCCCGAAGAAAAGCTGGGCTTCGAGTACTCAGCCCAGCCTACCCTGTCGCTCAGTACCCGAAGCCCAGCCCGAAGAAAAGCTGGGCTTCGAGTACTCAGCCCAGCCTACCCTGTGGCCCCGCCGACGGCATCCGCGCGCCCGACGACCGCGATTCGCAGCCGCTCCGCCTGCCGCAGCGTCTCTTCTCGCTGCAGGATGATCGTCTTGCCCGCCTCGACCACCAATCCCGCCGCTCGCGCTTTGTGCAGATTCTCGATCGTCTGCGGCCCGATCGTCGGCACGTCGAAGCGCATGTCCTGATTCGGTTTGGCGACCTTCACCAGCGTCCAGCCACCCTGCGGACACAGCCGCCCGGCCCGCTCAATCAACTGGTCCGTCCCCTCGATGGCCTCCACCGCAATGACCTCGCGCTCCTTCACGGCGATCGACTGCCCGATGTCCATCGCTGCGATCTGTTTCAAGAGCGGCCACGCGAACGCCGCGTCGTCCAGCACGCGCCGCGGGGCGTCCGTCGCCGGCCGCACCCCGCCGGGCGTCAGCAGCCCCTCAGCCGCGAGCGCCTCGGGAATGTAACGCGTCGAGTCGATCATGGTGATGCCGCGCCGTTGAAGCTCGTCCGCCACCGCAGAAAGTAGCGTCTCGTTGCGCTTGTCGCGCGTCGCGAAATACCAGACGCGAATGCTGGTCCAGTCGGGCAGGTATTGCAACCACTGCAGCCAGCGCGGACCAGCGAACATTGCCGCCTTCCGCACCCGACCGGCCATCACCACTTCGCGACAGCCGCAGCGCCGCAGAAAGCGGATCCACGCCCCGAGCCGCGCCACGCCAAACCAGCGAAATTCTTCAGCGCTGTCGCGCAGCGACGCCCCGGCCGAGCCGCGCAGCGCGACGACCGCGACGCCGCGCCCGGCGGCGCGGGCGCTGCGCGCCACCAGAAGCGGTAATTCGCCTTCGCCGGCGATCAAACCCAGTGGAGCGGAAGCGGGCTGCACGATGGCGCGCCGGTGTACCCCGGCCCGCTGCAAGGGTCAAGCTCCAAGCGGCCGCCGGCGCGGCGCACTTGGGGTGCATCCGGTTTCAGGCGACGATCCGTCCGAACCCGCCGCGCCAAGCGGCGGGGTGACGTCCGTGGCCTGCGGGGCGCGGATCGCCGACGATCGTCAACCCGCCGCTTGGCGCGGCGGGTTCGGAAAAACGCCGCCGATCGCGACCGCCATCGGCATGCGGCGCTTGAAATGCTTCGCCGCAGTCCGTAGCTTGCGTGCGTTGCAACTCAGGGTGTTTGTGGGTCGCAGGCGCGGCCACGAGTGACGAGCGGACGAACGACAATTCGCGGCGCCGTCCTGAGCGCGCTCTTGCTGACTCCCGTCGTCAGCCGCACGGAAAATCCGTCCACGCAACCGGCCGATCCGCTCGCCGCCTCGCAGCCCGCGCCGCCCGCCGCCCCCGCCGGCCCGCGCGAGCCGTGGCTGCGGCTGGACGAGCTGACGCTCGACCTGGGGCTGGACGCCGAGCTGCGCCGCCGCGAAGTTGTCCGCGACTATTCCGGTCTGAACGGCTACCGCGACCGCCAGGAAAACTCGCTCAAGCGCTTCCAGGAGACGATGGGGATGAAGAGCGAGGGCGTTCTCT contains:
- the sigL_3 gene encoding ECF RNA polymerase sigma factor SigL, with the translated sequence MPRSGDDLATMTSTFILEGLRDPDNRAVWGEYVARYRPLLVSYARRLGLAEPDAEDVAQQTLVSFSTAYQDGKYEREKGRLRAWLFAIARNQVVNWRRNQRSREHQVGEPDSGTGYFASQPDDKSMEAIWDEEWRAAVLARCLAQVRSEVQPATYEAFELFAYRGMAAEDVARKLGMTANAVFGAKRRILRRVRELLPDMEEIW
- the fieF gene encoding Ferrous-iron efflux pump FieF, whose amino-acid sequence is MTRRDHLIVQSQRAVRTSLLGLFINVVLSIVKLVAGLLGHSYALIADAIESLADVFGSLVVWRGVSIAAKPADAEHPYGHGKAEALAALAVAMLIFAAGVGIAVEAVREILTPHHSPAPFTLWVLIAVVLVKETLFRLVRGVAHETDSGAVLVDAWHHRSDAITSAAAAVGITIALVGGPAYAPADDWAALVASTVILYNAVQLSRNPLAELMDAEPAEIITQVRELAAGVPGVLGVEKVFARKSGVGYWIDMHVEVDPQMTVRDSHRIAHEVKDHIRRGLPSVRDVLVHIEPFDPLRTAPTEPRP
- a CDS encoding Alpha-agarase precursor; protein product: MRQLSRPGLFSTLALGAFGLLMPILGCPPVVNDTDGDGVADEQDNCVAVANADQTDTDGDGVGDACDNCPKDANADQADSDNDGVGDVCDNCPNDANTNQTDSDDDGIGDACDNCPNDANADQADGDNDGVGDACDNCPNDANANQADADNDGDGDACDNCPNDANADQADSDGDGTGDACERLAGESRSTNIAVTGDDRRVVVVNRDSNSLAVIEVRNAAGADTTTKLAEIPVGVEPRFLALSPSGSEAYVSNTVSGTVSVVSLAGATKFSVVDTITVGAEPRGCAVTPNGTLLFVANHTQGTVSVIDTATRAVIDTVNTGGNPTAIAITNDGDADDTDETVFVTRFYAQVIEGGNGEAFDDGKEGIVQAFNAGSRGTVTDITLSPLANSGFTADRKNFCQQFNATAANNTFCPDTAAADATADVIAKNPQAVYPNQFQSALLRGGRLYLPNIGAQPEPPIKFNVNVQALVHVVNAETLAEVPAETVNLNNLIKVETQPDVADETTVLTRLFGNDIVAIDATADGSTFLIVSRGGNYVLRANLDGSGVLTINAAADTPAIRFLTGNLPTGVAISNDGTRAYANNEANFSVSALDLDANTVLTRDIAYSEPPAPGTFSHSVLVGKLVFHSALGVADNGLLGTPIREIEPLKFRNKQSDNGWSSCASCHPDGLSDGVTWIFATGPRQTVPLDSFFARDNPADQRISNWSAVRSSVTDFNENSVVVQGGKGFAGTPPNPNIYNHGISQGASDALDLETLWVQTVRSPIMPAATDTTLESAGRAAFITNCASCHGGAKWTKSQIIYTNNPAFDKDPNAGGVPRDAGIDRAGGQITGYTINRGAGNEASLRFMDGVGTFNATSPIEIRNQSANAAANAAVALGGVGFNVPSLIGVGYHAPYFHNGSAPTLADVFETHLLGASSITATLSEADRLALLVFLNTIDERTEPLTSDTDDFRLLIGD
- the icd_2 gene encoding Isocitrate dehydrogenase [NADP]; translation: MARTVCLIPGDGIGPEVTAAAKLVIEAAGAAIEWIELPAGAGAAEKFGDTMPKQTIEAIEHHRLALKGPITTPIGKGFTSVNVALRKRFELYAAVRPVRNLPGVKTRYDGVELVVVRENTEGLYSGLEHEVVPGVVESLKIATRKGCERIARYAFNYAHQRGRKKVSVFHKANIMKKSDGLFLECAQKVHKEIAPDITYEEMIIDNACMQLVRDPTRFDVLLMENLYGDLISDLCAGLVGGLGVVPGANIGDDCAIFEAVHGSAPDIAGKGLANPLGLIISGVMMLNHMGLTGPADKIKAAYNAVLARGNPDELTRDIGGKASTMQFAEALAREIK
- the pknB_8 gene encoding Serine/threonine-protein kinase PknB gives rise to the protein MLVCPADDQLERFFVGEATAEELARIQRHLESCPRCRSWIDEAREDEAVLVDLRRVETGPPQQGSSSAAAGLGCDAIKPDVCDIPGYTVERTLGEGGMGVVYEALQLRTQRRVALKLVRGRNVDARHRRLFDREVQALARLQHPCIASLFEAGTTAVGEPYFVMERIAGRPLAAFATDQAAPRKKLELMRRVCDAIHYAHQRGVIHRDLKPSNILIDESGTPKVLDFGLARLHDEDGSSATLLTDAGKIQGTLAYMSPEQTRGRPELIDVRSDVYSLGVLFYELMTGELPYPVSRERIADSIRVICEQAPRRPGAVSAALRGDLETILLKALEKEPDRRYSSAAALGDDIERYLARQPILARRPSAAYQIRKLVERHRLPSALAATLVLAVVGFGAAMAYLYRTADALRGDAEKQQVAAEAARDAESASRRRAEDAERAAAAEAATAKEVESFLRTLLASSNPEIARERDTGLLMDLLADADRRIEIELRDQPKAAARLHLTIGETYASLAAYDQADKHLSLALTLSQGIFGRRSAEVAEVLNAIGVLRRQQDRGPEAATFHREALSIRRDVLGEKHKLVAESLNNLATALLTQSQFAEAETLLRQALDARLETGEQLDGHFATGLLNLGFLLLALQRHEEADAVLNEGIRLRRQTAGDHDVMVANGLVKLGVTRLHLGRAEEAEKAVREALEIRRRVLPATHPLIGETLSNLAAILDARGKTEEAEASSEEALPYLRNPAAGERRSLPRVLNRLATYAQQRDDWDAALRLREEDLAVRRELYGDDSDEVVVARSNAAAALLRLNRAPEAFELLRDVYPSIDRLLSRTNPNRVVVRGNYARALFEIGRNDEAEAAFLDALATADSLARGPEADGLTARVRELIADFYTRTNRPELAEQFRDPK